One Thunnus maccoyii chromosome 14, fThuMac1.1, whole genome shotgun sequence genomic window carries:
- the LOC121912269 gene encoding RING finger protein 122-like, whose product MHPVQWCNGCLCDLGLQNSDPYCKMTSEELFHLPLNVYIIILGIGLFILMLSLIFCCYLFRLRRQGAREQYGYNEVVLKGAGKKLSLLGQTCAVCLEEFRSRDELGVCPCSHAFHKKCLLKWLEIRSVCPMCNKPICRLQPDPPQAPERPQSLLEV is encoded by the exons GGTGTCTGTGTGACCTTGGATTGCAGAACTCCGACCCCTACTGCAAGATGACTTCAGAAGAGCTCTTCCACCTGCCACTCAACGTCTACATCATCATCCTGGGCATCGGCCTCTTCATCCTCATGCTCAGCCTCATCTTCTGCTGCTACCTGTTCAG ACTCAGACGACAAGGTGCACGAGAACAGTACGGCTACAATGAG GTTGTTTTGAAAGGAGCGGGGAAGAAACTGAGCCTTCTTGGT CAAACATGTGCGGTGTGTTTAGAGGAGTTTCGCAGCCGGGATGAGCTTGGAGTGTGCCCGTGCTCCCATGCTTTTCACAAAAA GTGTCTGCTAAAATGGTTAGAGATCCGTAGTGTCTGTCCCATGTGCAACAAGCCCATTTGTCGCCTCCAGCCTGACCCCCCACAAGCTCCTGAGCGGCCGCAGAGTCTCCTGGAGGTCTGA